One region of Anser cygnoides isolate HZ-2024a breed goose chromosome 22, Taihu_goose_T2T_genome, whole genome shotgun sequence genomic DNA includes:
- the LOC106048010 gene encoding keratin, type I cytoskeletal 13-like isoform X2 encodes MSCGTKSSSSIIKISGGSGGGGGGGCSSGGGGGGSSCGIRKSGGYSSVSTRRYTSSGGSGGFSGRSFGGGGSRSSYGGGFSSGSCGRIGRSSYGGRMSSGSYGGGMGGSMGGGFGSCGGGFGGMGGGYGGSMSGGSFGGCGYSGGGFSGFGGSGGFGGGSGGFGGGSGGFGGGSFGGGNYGGGSFGGMGFGEDSGLLSTNEKLTMQNLNDRLASYMDKVRGLEEENAHLERLIREWYQKQGPTGTRDYSQYYRTIEELQNQIVGANVDLNKILLDIDNTRMTVDDFRLKYETEYTLHQSVASDINGLRPLLDQLTLARSDLETQFESLKEELIYLKKNHEEEMKGLQTQSGGDVSVEVNATPGINLMEKLNEMRCEYERLIENNRKEVESWYETKMEEVNQQVHSSGQEIQSSNQQISELRREYQSLEIELQSQISMIDSLQSNLEDTERRYNMQLQQIQSMIGPLEEELASIRCEMESQNEEYKMLLGIKTRLEQEIAQYRALLEEGQQDLVVPAGGMGGGMGGGMGGGMGGGIVSGGMGSGGISGGIGGGSGGSCGGVIGGGSGGGRISGGVSSSHSYSSSSQSQACRGSGESQGYARKSFD; translated from the exons ATGAGCTGTGGCACTAAATCTTCATCTAGCATCATTAAGATTagtggtggtagtggtggtggtggtggtggaggatgCAGCAGCGGAGGTGGTGGAGGGGGCAGCAGCTGCGGGATACGCAAGTCTGGTGGATACTCCTCGGTCTCCACTAGAAGATACACCTCTTCTGGAGGAAGCGGAGGCTTTTCTGGGAGAAGCTTTGGTGGAGGAGGCTCCAGGAGCAGCTATGGAGGGGGATTTAGCAGCGGCAGTTGCGGAAGGATTGGCCGCAGTAGCTATGGTGGGAGAATGAGCAGCGGCAGCTACGGAGGAGGAATGGGTGGAAGTATGGGAGGAGGATTTGGATCATGTGGaggtggttttgggggaatgGGAGGTGGTTATGGAGGTAGCATGAGCGGAGGCAGTTTTGGAGGTTGTGGATATAGCGGAGGTGGATTTAGTGGCTTCGGGGGCAGCGGTGGCTTtggtggtggcagtggtggcTTTGGTGGTGGCAGCGGTGGCTTCGGTGGTGGCAGCTTTGGTGGTGGCAACTATGGTGGAGGTAGTTTCGGTGGAATGGGTTTCGGTGAAGATTCCGGGCTGCTCTCCACGAACGAGAAGCTGACCATGCAGAACCTGAATGACCGCCTGGCTTCTTATATGGATAAAGTCCGAGGCttggaggaagaaaatgctCACCTTGAACGTCTGATCAGGGAGTGGTATCAAAAGCAAGGTCCCACCGGTACCAGGGACTACAGCCAATATTACAGAACAATTGAAGAACTGCAAAACCAG ATTGTTGGTGCAAATGTGGACCTCAACAAGATCCTTCTTGACATTGACAACACCAGGATGACTGTGGATGACTTCAGACTGAA GTATGAAACTGAATACACTCTCCACCAGAGTGTGGCAAGCGACATTAATGGATTACGTCCACTTCTGGATCAACTGACTCTAGCCAGGTCTGACTTGGAGACACAGTTTGAATCCCTTAAAGAAGAACTGATCTATCTGAAGAAGAACCACGAGGAG gAAATGAAAGGACTGCAAACACAATCTGGTGGTGATGTCAGCGTGGAGGTCAATGCCACTCCTGGTATTAATCTGATGGAAAAATTGAATGAAATGCGTTGTGAATATGAACGGCTTATTGAGAACAACCGGAAAGAGGTGGAAAGCTGGTATGAAACCAAG ATGGAAGAAGTTAACCAACAAGTCCACTCAAGCGGCCAGGAGATACAATCAAGCAACCAACAGATCTCTGAGCTTAGACGTGAATATCAGAGCCTGGAAATCGAGCTGCAGTCGCAAATCAGCATG ATAGACTCTTTGCAATCCAACCTGGAAGACACGGAACGTCGCTACAacatgcagctgcagcagatcCAGAGCATGATCGGCCCCTtggaggaggagctggccagCATCCGCTGCGAGATGGAGAGCCAGAACGAAGAGTACAAGATGCTGCTGGGCATCAAGACCCGCCTGGAACAGGAGATCGCTCAGTACCGCGCACTGCTCGAGGAAGGACAGCAAGACCTTGT agtcccagcaggaggaatgggaggTGGAATGGGAGGAGGAATGGGAGGA GGAATGGGAGGAGGAATAGTAAGCGGAGGAATGGGAAGTGGAGGAATCAGTGGAGGAATAGGAGGAGGAAGCGGAGGAAGCTGCGGCGGTGTTATTGGAGGAGGAAGCGGAGGAGGAAGGATCTCAGGCGGTGTCAGCAGCTCCCACTCCTACTCTTCATCTTCCCAGTCTCAGGCCTGCAGGGGCAGTGGTGAAAGCCAAG GTTATGCAAGAAAATCTTTTGACTAA
- the LOC106048010 gene encoding keratin, type I cytoskeletal 13-like isoform X1, whose translation MSCGTKSSSSIIKISGGSGGGGGGGCSSGGGGGGSSCGIRKSGGYSSVSTRRYTSSGGSGGFSGRSFGGGGSRSSYGGGFSSGSCGRIGRSSYGGRMSSGSYGGGMGGSMGGGFGSCGGGFGGMGGGYGGSMSGGSFGGCGYSGGGFSGFGGSGGFGGGSGGFGGGSGGFGGGSFGGGNYGGGSFGGMGFGEDSGLLSTNEKLTMQNLNDRLASYMDKVRGLEEENAHLERLIREWYQKQGPTGTRDYSQYYRTIEELQNQIVGANVDLNKILLDIDNTRMTVDDFRLKYETEYTLHQSVASDINGLRPLLDQLTLARSDLETQFESLKEELIYLKKNHEEEMKGLQTQSGGDVSVEVNATPGINLMEKLNEMRCEYERLIENNRKEVESWYETKMEEVNQQVHSSGQEIQSSNQQISELRREYQSLEIELQSQISMIDSLQSNLEDTERRYNMQLQQIQSMIGPLEEELASIRCEMESQNEEYKMLLGIKTRLEQEIAQYRALLEEGQQDLVVPAGGMGGGMGGGMGGGMGGGMGGGIVSGGMGSGGISGGIGGGSGGSCGGVIGGGSGGGRISGGVSSSHSYSSSSQSQACRGSGESQGYARKSFD comes from the exons ATGAGCTGTGGCACTAAATCTTCATCTAGCATCATTAAGATTagtggtggtagtggtggtggtggtggtggaggatgCAGCAGCGGAGGTGGTGGAGGGGGCAGCAGCTGCGGGATACGCAAGTCTGGTGGATACTCCTCGGTCTCCACTAGAAGATACACCTCTTCTGGAGGAAGCGGAGGCTTTTCTGGGAGAAGCTTTGGTGGAGGAGGCTCCAGGAGCAGCTATGGAGGGGGATTTAGCAGCGGCAGTTGCGGAAGGATTGGCCGCAGTAGCTATGGTGGGAGAATGAGCAGCGGCAGCTACGGAGGAGGAATGGGTGGAAGTATGGGAGGAGGATTTGGATCATGTGGaggtggttttgggggaatgGGAGGTGGTTATGGAGGTAGCATGAGCGGAGGCAGTTTTGGAGGTTGTGGATATAGCGGAGGTGGATTTAGTGGCTTCGGGGGCAGCGGTGGCTTtggtggtggcagtggtggcTTTGGTGGTGGCAGCGGTGGCTTCGGTGGTGGCAGCTTTGGTGGTGGCAACTATGGTGGAGGTAGTTTCGGTGGAATGGGTTTCGGTGAAGATTCCGGGCTGCTCTCCACGAACGAGAAGCTGACCATGCAGAACCTGAATGACCGCCTGGCTTCTTATATGGATAAAGTCCGAGGCttggaggaagaaaatgctCACCTTGAACGTCTGATCAGGGAGTGGTATCAAAAGCAAGGTCCCACCGGTACCAGGGACTACAGCCAATATTACAGAACAATTGAAGAACTGCAAAACCAG ATTGTTGGTGCAAATGTGGACCTCAACAAGATCCTTCTTGACATTGACAACACCAGGATGACTGTGGATGACTTCAGACTGAA GTATGAAACTGAATACACTCTCCACCAGAGTGTGGCAAGCGACATTAATGGATTACGTCCACTTCTGGATCAACTGACTCTAGCCAGGTCTGACTTGGAGACACAGTTTGAATCCCTTAAAGAAGAACTGATCTATCTGAAGAAGAACCACGAGGAG gAAATGAAAGGACTGCAAACACAATCTGGTGGTGATGTCAGCGTGGAGGTCAATGCCACTCCTGGTATTAATCTGATGGAAAAATTGAATGAAATGCGTTGTGAATATGAACGGCTTATTGAGAACAACCGGAAAGAGGTGGAAAGCTGGTATGAAACCAAG ATGGAAGAAGTTAACCAACAAGTCCACTCAAGCGGCCAGGAGATACAATCAAGCAACCAACAGATCTCTGAGCTTAGACGTGAATATCAGAGCCTGGAAATCGAGCTGCAGTCGCAAATCAGCATG ATAGACTCTTTGCAATCCAACCTGGAAGACACGGAACGTCGCTACAacatgcagctgcagcagatcCAGAGCATGATCGGCCCCTtggaggaggagctggccagCATCCGCTGCGAGATGGAGAGCCAGAACGAAGAGTACAAGATGCTGCTGGGCATCAAGACCCGCCTGGAACAGGAGATCGCTCAGTACCGCGCACTGCTCGAGGAAGGACAGCAAGACCTTGT agtcccagcaggaggaatgggaggTGGAATGGGAGGAGGAATGGGAGGAGGAATGGGAGGAGGAATGGGAG GAGGAATAGTAAGCGGAGGAATGGGAAGTGGAGGAATCAGTGGAGGAATAGGAGGAGGAAGCGGAGGAAGCTGCGGCGGTGTTATTGGAGGAGGAAGCGGAGGAGGAAGGATCTCAGGCGGTGTCAGCAGCTCCCACTCCTACTCTTCATCTTCCCAGTCTCAGGCCTGCAGGGGCAGTGGTGAAAGCCAAG GTTATGCAAGAAAATCTTTTGACTAA
- the LOC106047978 gene encoding keratin, type I cytoskeletal 16-like has translation MSCSIKRTSSTSYRSGGAGGICGGGGGRSSSVSCRRYASSVIGGGSSAGGACSIGYGGGMSAGSLAGGFAGGLAGGFGAGMGGGFGGGFAGSFGMGGDALLSGNEKVTMQNLNDRLASYLDKVRRLEEENAQLEHHIREWYRKQAPTVSKDYSSYYQTIEQLQNQIISATVDNNKLLLDIDNSKMTADDFRMKYENELVIRQTVEADINGLRNLLDDLTLVRSSLESELESLKDELIALKRNHEEELRQLQSQTGGDVSVEVNAAPGEDLTKILNDLRNEYEQIIEKNRREVEQWYEVKIEEVNRQVTSSSQDIQTSSHQLTELRREMQNLEIELQAQLSTKNSLENSLAETESRYGCLLQQIQGQINSVEEELASIRCEMESQNQEYKMLLGIKTRLEQEIAQYRALLQEGQQDIVASQGAFQGGKSSHSFSSTSYSHSQTGDVTGQARVC, from the exons ATGAGCTGCAGCATCAAGAGAACATCGAGTACCTCCTACAGGAGCGGAGGAGCGGGAGGCATCTGCGGTGGCGGCGGTGGCCGGAGCTCCTCCGTCTCCTGCAGGCGATATGCCTCCTCCGTGATAGGCGGGGGGAGCTCTGCGGGGGGAGCGTGCAGCATCGGCTACGGGGGGGGCATGAGCGCTGGCAGCCTCGCTGGGGGCTTCGCTGGGGGCCTGGCAGGAGGCTTCGGCGCCGGGATGGGAGGAGGCTTTGGTGGCGGGTTTGCAGGAAGCTTTGGGATGGGGGGAGACGCCCTGCTGAGCGGCAATGAGAAGGTCACCATGCAGAACCTCAACGACCGCCTGGCTTCCTACCTGGACAAGGTGCGgaggctggaggaagaaaatgctCAGCTCGAGCACCACATCCGCGAGTGGTACAGGAAGCAAGCTCCCACCGTCTCAAAGGACTACAGCTCCTACTACCAGACCATCGAGCAGCTCCAGAACCAG ATCATTTCTGCCACTGTGGACAACAACAAGCTGCTTCTGGACATTGATAACAGCAAGATGACTGCTGATGACTTCCGAATGAA GTATGAGAATGAACTGGTCATCCGTCAAACTGTGGAGGCTGATATCAATGGCTTGAGAAATCTCCTGGATGATCTGACTCTGGTCAGGTCTTCATTGGAATCTGAGCTTGAGTCCCTGAAGGATGAGCTGATTGCTCTCAAGAGAAACCATGAGGAG GAACTGAGACAGCTGCAGTCTCAGACTGGTGGTGACGTGAGCGTGGAAGTCAATGCTGCTCCTGGTGAAGACTTGACAAAGATACTAAATGACCTGAGAAATGAATACGAGCAGATCATTGAGAAGAACCGCAGAGAGGTCGAGCAGTGGTATGAAGTCAAG ATCGAAGAAGTCAACCGGCAGGTCACTTCTAGCAGCCAGGACATCCAGACAAGCAGCCACCAGCTCACGGAACTGAGACGCGAAATGCAGAACCTGGAGATCGAACTGCAGGCGCAGCTCAGCACG AAAAACTCGCTGGAGAACTCCTTGGCAGAAACCGAATCTCGCTACGGCTGCCTGCTGCAACAAATCCAAGGGCAGATTAACTCCGTAGAGGAGGAGCTGGCCAGCATCCGCTGCGAGATGGAGAGCCAGAACCAGGAGTACAAGATGCTGCTGGGCATCAAGACCCGCCTGGAACAGGAGATCGCTCAGTACCGCgcactgctgcaggagggacAGCAAGACATTGT TGCCTCCCAAGGAGCTTTCCAAGGTGGTAAATCCtcccattccttttcttctacttCGTACTCTCATTCCCAGACTGGCGACGTTACAG GACAGGCAAGAGTGTGCTAG